One genomic window of Punica granatum isolate Tunisia-2019 chromosome 1, ASM765513v2, whole genome shotgun sequence includes the following:
- the LOC116205885 gene encoding agamous-like MADS-box protein AGL61: MASTSKQTQGRQKIEMKKIEDDDDRLVTFSKRRYGIYKKASELVTMCGAEVGMVIFSTSGRPFSFGHPLMESIINKFLKRNVGLSTDKRLQAILDARRRMRIDQHNDSYNELLEQLDAEKDRGLALKQITRATKEGNPKNWELGWWERPLDELTLPELVKVASAMEAFHKDLCSYLNHSNDLAAPATDIPWLTIQRI; this comes from the coding sequence ATGGCGAGTACTAGTAAGCAAACTCAAGGAAGACAGAAGATAgagatgaaaaaaattgaggatgatgatgatcgaCTGGTAACATTCTCCAAAAGGAGATATGGCATATACAAGAAGGCTAGTGAGCTAGTCACGATGTGTGGTGCAGAAGTCGGGATGGTCATTTTCTCAACGTCTGGGAGGCCATTTTCATTTGGCCACCCCTTAATGGAGTCCATAATAAACAAATTCCTCAAACGAAACGTGGGCTTGAGTACAGACAAAAGGCTCCAGGCCATACTTGATGCTCGTCGTAGGATGAGAATAGATCAACATAATGATAGCTACAATGAGTTGCTCGAGCAGCTGGATGCAGAAAAGGATAGAGGGCTGGCTCTAAAACAAATAACTCGGGCAACGAAGGAAGGAAACCCCAAGAACTGGGAGCTTGGGTGGTGGGAACGGCCCCTTGATGAGCTCACGCTACCCGAGCTCGTGAAAGTAGCCTCAGCTATGGAGGCATTCCATAAGGACTTATGCAGCTACCTTAATCATTCAAATGATCTGGCTGCCCCTGCAACCGATATCCCCTGGTTAACCATTCAAAGGATCTAG
- the LOC116204294 gene encoding probable purine permease 10, whose translation MGEASKDEVQLPIITQNQERARSGGSTNTQQDLPNQVQKSECRPYNWWLKVAVYSFYVLSSQTAATLLGRQYYDKGGSSKWLATLVQLCGFPILIPYYFLFSSSTLSKQAHPNYAPALVALDGTESQPPLGPSLWTLACVYIFLGIIVAADCYLYSVGLQYLPVSTYSLICASQLAFNAVFSFFLNSQKFTPFILNSLVLLTISSVLLVFQTGSEKPAGVSKLQNAIGFICTLGASAGYALTLSLTQLFFKKVIKKETFRAVIDLIIFECLVATCIIMVGLFVSGEWEHLTTEMEGYKLGKVSYIMNLTWTAVSWQLFSIGSTGLICDASSLFSNAISVVGLPIVPILAVFFFHDKMSGVKAIAMVLAIWGFASYVYQHYLDDSRSKNSAGHVERCNVS comes from the exons CACAAAATCAAGAACGGGCCCGATCTGGGGGCTCCACCAACACACAGCAGGACCTCCCAAATCAAGTCCAGAAATCTGAATGCAGACCCTACAACTGGTGGCTGAAGGTGGCAGTCTACTCTTTCTACGTCCTCTCCAGCCAGACGGCAGCAACCCTCCTTGGCCGGCAATACTATGATAAGGGTGGCAGCAGCAAATGGCTTGCCACTCTCGTCCAGCTCTGTGGCTTCCCGATCCTCATACCTTACtacttcctcttctcctcatCCACCTTGTCGAAACAGGCACACCCTAATTATGCCCCTGCCTTAGTCGCCCTGGACGGTACTGAATCGCAGCCACCCCTTGGCCCGTCGCTGTGGACACTGGCATGTGTGTACATCTTCCTCGGGATAATCGTGGCAGCTGACTGCTACTTGTACTCCGTCGGGCTCCAATACCTCCCAGTGTCCACATACTCCCTTATTTGTGCCTCGCAGTTGGCCTTCAATGCCGTTTTCTCGTTCTTCCTCAACTCCCAGAAATTCACTCCCTTCATCTTAAACTCTCTGGTCCTCCTCACGATCTCTTCAGTCCTTCTGGTCTTTCAGACCGGCTCGGAAAAGCCTGCTGGAGTCTCGAAATTGCAAAATGCCATCGGGTTCATTTGCACCCTTGGAGCTTCTGCTGGGTACGCTCTGACGCTTTCTCTGACTCAACTGTTCTTCAAGAAG GTTATCAAGAAGGAGACGTTCAGGGCAGTGATAGACTTGATAATCTTCGAATGCCTGGTCGCTACATGCATAATCATGGTGGGGCTATTTGTGAGTGGGGAATGGGAGCATTTAACAACCGAGATGGAGGGTTACAAACTGGGAAAGGTCTCATACATCATGAACCTTACATGGACCGCAGTTTCTTGGCAACTCTTTTCAATTGGGTCGACTGGCCTCATATGTGATGCGTCCTCCCTCTTCTCGAACGCCATCAGTGTTGTGGGGCTGCCCATCGTGCCCATCCTTgctgtcttcttcttccatgaCAAGATGAGTGGCGTCAAGGCAATCGCGATGGTTCTAGCCATCTGGGGGTTTGCATCTTATGTGTACCAACACTATCTCGATGATTCCAGGTCGAAGAATAGTGCCGGGCATGTAGAAAGATGCAATGTTTCCTAG